One stretch of Mycolicibacterium fallax DNA includes these proteins:
- a CDS encoding acyl-CoA dehydrogenase family protein codes for MSKKTSTKKSGHESAVGLQRHKRTAVDIGLAVLTPLVGQEFLDKYGLRDPLNRGLRYGVRTAFSTAGAATRQFNRVSGGGQAPTRLKASGSDYFDLTPDEDQQMIVDTVREFSAEILRPAAHDADAAAGYPADLTAKAAELGVTAINVPENFDGIAAQRSTVTNALVAEALAYGDMGLALPILAPGGVASALTHWGSADQQATYLSAFSGEQVPQACVAIAEPHPLFDPTALKTTAVRTPSGYRLDGIKSLVPAAADAEVFIIAAQLGGKPAMFIVESDTAGLTVRADPSMGLRAAALGRIELNGVTVPLGNRLGEDAATDEDYSDAIALSRLGWASLAVGTSHAVLDYVIPYVKEREAFGEPIARRQSVAFMCANIAIELDGLRLVVWRGASRAEQGMPFAREAALARKLATDRGMQIGNDGVQLLGGHGYTKEHPVERWYRDLRGVGVAEGVVVL; via the coding sequence ATGAGCAAAAAAACGTCCACCAAGAAATCCGGCCACGAGAGCGCCGTCGGCCTGCAGCGCCACAAGCGCACCGCGGTCGACATCGGCCTTGCGGTCCTCACGCCGCTGGTCGGCCAGGAATTCCTCGACAAGTACGGCCTGCGCGACCCGCTCAACCGCGGGCTGCGCTACGGCGTGCGGACCGCGTTCTCCACCGCGGGCGCGGCCACCCGGCAGTTCAACCGCGTCAGCGGCGGCGGCCAGGCCCCGACCCGGCTCAAGGCCAGCGGTTCGGATTACTTCGACCTGACCCCCGACGAGGATCAGCAGATGATCGTCGACACGGTCCGGGAGTTCTCCGCCGAGATCCTGCGCCCGGCCGCCCACGACGCCGACGCCGCCGCCGGCTACCCGGCCGACCTGACCGCCAAGGCCGCCGAGCTCGGCGTCACCGCGATCAACGTCCCGGAGAACTTCGACGGCATCGCCGCGCAGCGCTCCACCGTCACCAACGCCCTGGTGGCCGAGGCGCTGGCCTACGGCGACATGGGCCTGGCACTGCCGATCCTGGCCCCCGGCGGCGTCGCCTCGGCGCTCACCCACTGGGGCAGCGCCGACCAGCAGGCCACCTACCTCAGCGCGTTCTCCGGCGAGCAGGTGCCACAGGCCTGCGTGGCGATCGCCGAACCGCACCCGCTGTTCGATCCGACCGCGCTGAAGACCACCGCGGTGCGCACCCCCAGCGGCTACCGGCTCGACGGGATCAAGTCCCTGGTTCCGGCCGCCGCCGACGCCGAGGTGTTCATCATCGCCGCGCAACTGGGCGGCAAGCCGGCGATGTTCATCGTCGAATCCGACACCGCGGGCCTGACCGTGCGGGCCGACCCGAGCATGGGCCTGCGCGCCGCGGCACTGGGCCGCATCGAGCTCAACGGCGTCACCGTTCCGCTGGGCAACCGACTCGGCGAGGACGCCGCGACCGACGAGGACTACTCCGATGCCATCGCGCTGTCCCGGCTGGGCTGGGCATCGCTGGCGGTCGGCACCAGCCACGCCGTGCTCGACTACGTCATCCCCTACGTCAAGGAACGCGAGGCGTTCGGCGAGCCGATCGCCCGCCGCCAGTCAGTCGCGTTCATGTGCGCCAACATCGCCATCGAGCTCGACGGGCTGCGGCTGGTGGTCTGGCGCGGGGCCTCCCGCGCCGAGCAGGGCATGCCGTTCGCTCGCGAGGCCGCACTGGCCCGCAAGCTCGCCACCGACCGCGGCATGCAGATCGGCAACGACGGCGTGCAGCTGCTCGGCGGCCACGGCTACACCAAGGAACACCCGGTCGAGCGCTGGTACCGCGATCTGCGCGGTGTCGGCGTCGCCGAGGGTGTCGTGGTCCTGTAA
- a CDS encoding acyl-CoA dehydrogenase family protein has protein sequence MVAPADPAAGIGAPFVDRLAERAPEAERLRRLPAQTIAELAESGFTDLLVPARFGGRQARFPELLNPVREMAHGCVSSAWTIGFYALHNWLTALFDERAQAEAFATRPLLAPATLAPTGRGRPAPGGVRLTGRWSWATGVMDANWILVGALCGPDDALYPALALLPADRVSVHDVWHTDGMCATGSNDVGIDDVFVPEHRLVAVRDIYRGTAPGAAAHDHPTYRWPMVPALALLAAMPALGAAERVTELYADRLGRRVLAYQGVIQQDQPIALAHLGAAQVRLRALHGLLDSTVAAIEAAVTVGEPVRRPARAQARLAAAHIVAESRAVIGALLAASGASAHFLDNPLQRAKRDVDVLAGHVIFDYDTSRELAGALSVGAAVPSTAMI, from the coding sequence ATGGTGGCCCCCGCCGATCCCGCAGCCGGCATCGGCGCGCCCTTCGTCGACCGGCTCGCCGAACGCGCCCCCGAGGCCGAGCGGTTGCGCCGGCTGCCCGCCCAGACCATCGCCGAGCTGGCCGAGTCCGGGTTCACCGACCTGCTGGTGCCGGCCCGCTTCGGCGGCCGCCAGGCCCGCTTCCCCGAACTGCTCAACCCGGTGCGCGAGATGGCGCACGGCTGCGTTTCCAGCGCCTGGACCATCGGCTTCTACGCGCTGCACAACTGGCTGACCGCACTGTTCGACGAGCGGGCCCAGGCCGAGGCGTTCGCCACCCGGCCGCTGCTGGCGCCGGCCACGCTGGCCCCCACCGGCCGCGGCAGGCCCGCCCCCGGCGGGGTGCGGCTGACCGGCCGCTGGTCCTGGGCAACCGGGGTGATGGATGCCAACTGGATCCTCGTCGGCGCGCTGTGCGGCCCCGACGACGCCCTCTACCCCGCGCTGGCGCTGCTGCCCGCCGACCGGGTCAGCGTGCACGACGTCTGGCACACCGACGGCATGTGCGCGACGGGCTCCAACGACGTCGGCATCGACGACGTGTTCGTTCCCGAGCACCGCCTGGTCGCGGTCCGCGACATCTACCGGGGCACCGCACCGGGGGCCGCCGCGCACGACCACCCGACCTACCGCTGGCCGATGGTGCCCGCCCTGGCGCTGCTGGCCGCCATGCCCGCCCTCGGCGCCGCCGAGCGGGTCACCGAGCTCTACGCCGACCGACTGGGCCGGCGGGTGCTGGCCTACCAGGGCGTGATTCAGCAGGATCAGCCGATCGCGCTGGCCCACCTCGGCGCGGCCCAGGTGCGGCTGCGCGCCCTGCACGGCCTGCTCGATTCGACGGTCGCCGCGATCGAAGCCGCGGTGACCGTCGGCGAACCGGTCCGCCGGCCGGCCCGCGCCCAGGCCCGGCTGGCCGCCGCCCACATCGTCGCCGAATCCCGGGCCGTCATCGGCGCGCTGCTGGCCGCCTCCGGCGCCAGTGCGCATTTCCTGGACAACCCGCTGCAGCGCGCCAAGCGCGACGTCGACGTGCTGGCCGGGCACGTCATCTTCGACTACGACACCAGCCGCGAACTCGCCGGCGCGCTGAGCGTCGGCGCCGCGGTGCCGTCGACGGCGATGATCTGA
- a CDS encoding acyl-CoA dehydrogenase family protein yields MAINLELPKKLKAVAEKGHQGAAEMFRPISRKYDLAEHAYPVELDTLAELFDGISEAGTVSFAGADAFHGAEAGSKKNVNGANMSALINAIEVSWGDVALLLSVPRQGLGNAAISSVANPEQLERFGKNVWASMAITEPSFGSDSAAVTTTATLDGDEYVINGEKIFVTAGSRAGHIVVWASLDKSKGRAAIKSFVVPRETPGVIVERLEHKLGIKASDTAVIRFDNVRIPKENLLGSPEIDVDKGFGGVMETFDNTRPLVAGMAVGCARAALEELRRILIDAGVEISYNKPAHAQSAAAAEFLRMEADWEAGWLLTLQAAWMADNKVPNSKEASMCKAKAARVGSDITLKAVEMAGTAGYSEESLLEKWARDSKILDIFEGTQQIQQLVVARRLLGLSSAELK; encoded by the coding sequence ATGGCAATCAATCTGGAACTCCCCAAGAAGCTGAAGGCCGTCGCCGAGAAGGGCCACCAGGGTGCGGCCGAGATGTTCCGGCCGATCTCGCGCAAGTACGACCTGGCCGAGCACGCCTACCCGGTCGAGCTGGACACCCTCGCGGAGCTGTTCGACGGCATCTCCGAGGCCGGCACGGTCTCCTTCGCCGGCGCCGACGCCTTCCACGGCGCCGAGGCCGGCAGCAAGAAGAACGTCAACGGCGCCAACATGTCCGCGCTGATCAACGCGATCGAGGTGTCCTGGGGCGACGTCGCGCTGCTGCTGAGCGTGCCGCGCCAGGGCCTGGGCAACGCCGCGATCTCCTCGGTGGCCAACCCCGAGCAGCTGGAGCGGTTCGGCAAGAACGTGTGGGCCTCGATGGCCATCACCGAGCCCAGCTTCGGCTCGGACTCGGCTGCGGTCACCACCACGGCCACCCTCGACGGCGACGAGTACGTGATCAACGGCGAGAAGATCTTCGTGACCGCCGGATCGCGGGCCGGCCACATCGTGGTGTGGGCGTCGCTGGACAAGTCCAAGGGGCGCGCGGCGATCAAGTCGTTCGTCGTCCCGCGCGAGACGCCCGGCGTCATCGTGGAGCGCCTCGAGCACAAGCTCGGCATCAAGGCCTCCGACACCGCGGTGATCCGCTTCGACAACGTCCGGATCCCCAAGGAGAACCTGCTGGGCAGCCCGGAGATCGACGTCGACAAGGGCTTCGGCGGGGTGATGGAGACCTTCGACAACACCCGGCCGCTGGTGGCCGGGATGGCCGTCGGGTGTGCCCGCGCCGCGCTGGAGGAACTGCGCCGCATCCTCATCGACGCCGGCGTGGAGATCTCCTACAACAAGCCCGCGCACGCCCAGAGCGCGGCCGCAGCGGAGTTCCTCCGGATGGAGGCCGACTGGGAGGCCGGCTGGCTGCTGACCCTGCAGGCCGCCTGGATGGCCGACAACAAGGTGCCGAACTCCAAGGAAGCCTCGATGTGCAAGGCCAAGGCCGCCCGGGTCGGTAGCGACATCACCCTCAAGGCCGTCGAAATGGCCGGCACCGCAGGCTATTCCGAGGAGTCACTGCTGGAGAAGTGGGCTCGCGATTCGAAGATTCTGGACATCTTCGAGGGCACCCAGCAGATTCAGCAACTGGTGGTCGCCCGCCGACTGCTCGGCCTGTCCTCGGCCGAACTGAAGTAA
- a CDS encoding alpha/beta hydrolase translates to MHTADKDAAEPTRHDYNRIPYLIAYRNDSGVRDVYGGLSELVVLESQLLRPRDHPSDTVLVFMHPIGGGAYLPMINALARAGHHVIYCNSRFRGTDSALLMEKVVEDLGEAIKDAKNRLGYSKVVLAGWSGGGSLSAFYQQQAQHPTITAAPSGDGPDLTRLGLIPADALLLLAAHISRHGTLTEWLDASIVDESDPDNRDRELDLYDPDNPNQPPYTAEFLDRYRAAQIARNRRITARVKDKLAALAAAGRPDEEFAFVVHGTMADPRWLDATVDPNDRAPGSCYLGDPRVVNNGPFGLARFCTLRSWLSQWSYDDANGDALTAGPDIAVPTLVIGNLADDACTPSHTRRLFEAIGHPDKELHEIPGANHYYAGDDQREPLARAVAICTDWLARRGFTGATR, encoded by the coding sequence ATGCACACCGCTGACAAGGACGCAGCCGAGCCGACCCGTCACGACTACAACCGGATCCCGTATCTGATCGCCTACCGCAATGATTCGGGGGTCCGCGACGTCTACGGCGGGCTGTCCGAACTGGTGGTGCTGGAAAGCCAGCTGCTGCGACCCCGGGACCACCCCAGCGACACCGTGCTGGTGTTCATGCACCCGATCGGCGGCGGCGCCTACCTGCCGATGATCAACGCGCTGGCCCGCGCCGGCCACCACGTCATCTACTGCAACAGCCGATTCCGCGGCACCGACTCGGCGCTGCTGATGGAGAAGGTCGTCGAAGATCTCGGCGAAGCCATCAAGGACGCCAAGAACCGGCTCGGCTACTCCAAGGTGGTGCTGGCCGGCTGGAGCGGCGGCGGCTCCCTGTCGGCCTTCTACCAGCAGCAGGCCCAGCACCCGACGATCACCGCCGCGCCGTCCGGCGACGGCCCGGATCTGACCCGCCTCGGCCTGATCCCGGCCGACGCGCTGCTGCTGCTGGCCGCCCACATCAGCCGGCACGGCACCCTCACCGAGTGGCTGGACGCCTCCATCGTGGACGAATCCGACCCGGACAACCGGGATCGGGAGCTGGATCTCTACGACCCGGACAACCCCAACCAGCCGCCGTACACCGCGGAGTTTCTGGACCGCTACCGGGCCGCGCAGATCGCCCGAAACCGCCGGATCACGGCCCGGGTCAAGGACAAGCTGGCCGCGTTGGCCGCCGCCGGCCGGCCCGACGAGGAATTCGCCTTCGTGGTGCACGGCACGATGGCCGACCCGCGCTGGCTGGACGCCACCGTCGACCCCAACGACCGCGCGCCCGGCAGCTGCTACCTGGGTGACCCGCGGGTGGTCAACAACGGCCCGTTCGGCCTGGCCCGGTTCTGCACGCTGCGCAGCTGGCTGTCGCAGTGGAGCTACGACGACGCCAACGGCGATGCGCTGACCGCCGGACCGGACATCGCGGTACCGACCCTGGTGATCGGCAACCTCGCCGACGACGCCTGCACACCCAGTCACACCCGCCGGCTGTTCGAGGCGATCGGGCACCCGGACAAGGAACTGCACGAGATCCCCGGTGCCAACCACTATTACGCCGGCGACGACCAGCGCGAGCCGCTGGCACGGGCGGTGGCCATCTGCACCGACTGGCTGGCCCGGCGCGGCTTCACCGGGGCGACGCGATGA
- a CDS encoding TetR/AcrR family transcriptional regulator, with amino-acid sequence MTTTGTRGRLSVQDWLEAGFSLLAEAGRPALTIDRLCAQLGVTKGSFYWHFTGMAGYRSALIEAWAQQRGRELPIHRAGPDHPPRERLSMMTEALLHPRHWKLERAMREWARTDPAVAASVTAGDRRARKAVRQAFLDLGFEAAEADLRAQLTFAAGMGFLQMANNSAHPMPVAQRERVLDFMTRP; translated from the coding sequence ATGACCACCACCGGGACCCGCGGCCGACTGTCGGTGCAGGATTGGCTGGAGGCCGGCTTCAGCCTGCTGGCCGAAGCGGGCCGCCCGGCCCTGACGATCGACCGGCTCTGCGCGCAGCTGGGGGTCACCAAGGGCAGCTTCTACTGGCATTTCACCGGCATGGCTGGCTACCGCAGCGCACTGATCGAGGCCTGGGCCCAGCAGCGCGGCCGCGAACTGCCGATCCACCGCGCCGGCCCCGATCACCCGCCGCGCGAACGCCTTTCGATGATGACCGAGGCGCTGCTGCACCCGCGGCACTGGAAGCTCGAGCGGGCGATGCGGGAGTGGGCCCGCACCGACCCCGCGGTCGCGGCCAGCGTCACCGCCGGGGATCGCCGCGCCCGAAAGGCCGTCCGCCAGGCGTTTCTCGACCTGGGCTTTGAGGCCGCCGAGGCGGACCTGCGGGCCCAGCTGACCTTCGCCGCGGGGATGGGGTTCCTGCAGATGGCCAACAACTCCGCCCATCCGATGCCCGTCGCCCAGCGCGAACGGGTGCTGGACTTCATGACTCGGCCCTGA
- a CDS encoding carboxymuconolactone decarboxylase family protein: MGTARLDVNSIDPKATKAVFAMEHYARSCGLDPALYELIKIRASQLNGCAYCLDMHTRDARAAGETSRRIDVLAAWREAPALYTAAERAALDLTEAVTLIGEAGVPEPVWQRVTEHFDESGIVHLLMAIAVINVWNRLAVATHQQLPDDGAAAAGN; encoded by the coding sequence ATGGGTACTGCACGTTTGGACGTCAACAGCATCGACCCGAAGGCCACCAAGGCCGTTTTCGCGATGGAGCACTATGCCCGCAGCTGCGGGCTGGACCCCGCGCTCTACGAGCTGATCAAGATTCGCGCCTCGCAGCTCAACGGCTGCGCGTACTGCCTGGACATGCACACCCGCGACGCGCGCGCCGCCGGCGAGACGTCGCGGCGCATCGACGTGCTGGCGGCCTGGCGCGAGGCGCCCGCGCTCTACACCGCGGCCGAGCGGGCCGCCCTCGACCTGACCGAGGCGGTCACCCTGATCGGTGAGGCCGGGGTGCCCGAGCCGGTGTGGCAGCGGGTGACCGAGCATTTCGATGAGTCCGGGATCGTGCACCTGTTGATGGCGATCGCGGTGATCAACGTGTGGAACCGGCTGGCGGTGGCCACCCACCAGCAGTTGCCCGACGACGGCGCCGCCGCCGCCGGGAATTAG
- a CDS encoding homogentisate 1,2-dioxygenase produces the protein MESFVQLRKGVTPGRLHTDLAGLKDDELGRGGFVGRTASLYRRNDPTAFRSTGPLRPTDVLSSALAPPEAVDPDGEPLPLFSNQDCRVSLSRRTAAMPFFVRHIDGDLLCFTHAGSGRIDTEFGPLDYRPGDWIYLPKACTWRQLPDGESTLLMIEATDEFRVPPPGALGRHFPFDPSQLVIPEPVAFDDDAGPTGEDGYQVRLRHRPVDGADTTTLHYPHHPLDVVGWQGDNFPFTFNIEDYNVVASERIHLVPTAQLFMQATGVQVMNFLPRPAETAAGAERVPWYHRNVDFDEIAFFHGGSLFGAPMPAGLISHAPQGIHHGAPERVRERARRKFDDFDRVDWSVIAIDTRRRLVPSAAVLANDLGQH, from the coding sequence ATGGAATCCTTCGTCCAACTGCGCAAGGGCGTCACCCCCGGCCGGCTGCACACCGACCTGGCCGGGCTCAAGGACGACGAACTGGGCCGCGGCGGCTTCGTCGGCCGCACCGCCAGCCTGTACCGGCGCAACGACCCCACCGCATTCCGCAGCACCGGGCCGCTGCGCCCCACCGACGTGCTGAGCTCCGCGCTGGCTCCGCCCGAGGCCGTCGACCCCGACGGCGAGCCGCTGCCGCTGTTCTCCAACCAGGACTGCCGGGTGTCGCTGTCCCGGCGCACCGCGGCGATGCCGTTCTTCGTCCGCCACATCGACGGCGACCTGCTGTGCTTCACCCACGCCGGCAGCGGCCGCATCGACACCGAGTTCGGTCCGCTGGACTACCGCCCGGGCGACTGGATCTACCTGCCCAAGGCCTGCACCTGGCGCCAGCTCCCGGACGGCGAGTCGACGTTGCTGATGATCGAGGCCACCGACGAGTTCCGGGTGCCGCCCCCGGGTGCGCTGGGCCGACACTTCCCCTTCGACCCGAGCCAGCTGGTGATCCCCGAGCCGGTGGCCTTCGACGACGACGCCGGCCCGACCGGCGAGGACGGCTACCAGGTGCGGCTGCGGCACCGCCCCGTCGACGGCGCCGACACCACCACGCTGCACTACCCGCATCATCCGCTCGACGTGGTCGGCTGGCAGGGCGACAATTTCCCGTTCACCTTCAACATCGAGGACTACAACGTGGTGGCCTCCGAACGGATCCACCTGGTGCCGACCGCCCAGCTGTTCATGCAGGCCACCGGCGTGCAGGTGATGAACTTTCTGCCCCGGCCTGCCGAAACCGCGGCGGGGGCCGAGCGGGTGCCGTGGTATCACCGCAACGTCGACTTCGACGAGATCGCGTTCTTCCACGGCGGCTCGCTGTTCGGTGCGCCGATGCCGGCCGGGCTGATTTCCCATGCCCCGCAGGGCATTCACCACGGCGCCCCGGAGCGGGTCCGCGAGCGGGCGCGGCGCAAGTTCGACGACTTCGACCGGGTGGACTGGTCGGTGATCGCCATCGACACCCGTCGGCGCCTGGTTCCCTCGGCCGCCGTACTCGCCAACGATCTGGGGCAGCACTGA
- the hisN gene encoding histidinol-phosphatase, whose protein sequence is MDIAASPEDLALALELAAHADSVTLQRFGALDLAVDTKPDLTPVTDADSRTESELREILARRRPDDAVFGEEFGGRTGAGRGWVIDPIDGTKNFVRGVPVWASLIALLQDGVPVVGVVSAPALGRRWWAGTGLGAHTSAFGRTRPIAVSQVDDLAAASLSFSSLSGWADRGLREEFVALTDAVWRIRGYGDFWSYCLVAEGAVDIAAEPEVALWDLAAVDVLVREAGGAFTALDGTPGPHGGSAVASNGLLQDEVLSRLSR, encoded by the coding sequence ATGGACATCGCCGCCTCCCCTGAGGACCTCGCCCTCGCCCTGGAACTCGCCGCGCACGCCGACTCGGTGACGCTGCAGCGGTTCGGGGCGCTGGACCTGGCCGTGGACACCAAGCCGGATCTGACCCCGGTCACCGACGCCGACAGCCGCACCGAGTCCGAGCTGCGGGAGATCCTGGCCCGCCGACGGCCCGACGACGCGGTCTTCGGCGAGGAGTTCGGTGGCCGCACCGGCGCCGGCCGCGGCTGGGTGATCGACCCGATCGACGGCACCAAGAACTTCGTCCGCGGGGTGCCGGTGTGGGCCTCGCTGATCGCCTTGCTGCAGGACGGTGTGCCGGTCGTCGGGGTGGTCAGCGCCCCGGCGCTGGGGCGGCGCTGGTGGGCCGGCACCGGCCTGGGTGCGCACACCTCGGCGTTCGGCCGCACCCGGCCGATCGCGGTGTCGCAGGTCGACGATCTCGCCGCGGCCAGCCTGTCCTTCTCGTCGCTGTCGGGCTGGGCCGACCGCGGGCTGCGGGAGGAGTTCGTCGCGCTCACCGACGCGGTGTGGCGGATCCGCGGCTACGGCGATTTCTGGTCATATTGCCTGGTGGCCGAGGGCGCGGTGGACATCGCCGCGGAGCCCGAGGTGGCGCTGTGGGACCTGGCCGCGGTGGACGTACTGGTCCGCGAGGCCGGTGGCGCGTTCACCGCGCTGGACGGGACGCCCGGACCGCACGGCGGCAGCGCGGTGGCGAGCAACGGGCTGCTGCAGGACGAGGTGCTGAGCCGGCTGTCCCGCTGA
- the acnA gene encoding aconitate hydratase: MATDIGNSFGTGDQLTVDDIGYRIHRLDRLDGVARLPYSLKVLLENLLRNEDGRLVTAEQIDALVAWDPAAAHGREVAFTPARVLMQDFTGVPCVVDLVAMRDAITALGGDPQRINPLCPTELVIDHSVIADVFGRADAFRVNAELEFDRNAERYQLLRWAQQAFTDFSVVPPNTGICHQVNLEYLSRVVFTRDTPDGPLAYPDTLVGTDSHTPMVNGLGVLGWGVGGIEAEAAMLGQPMSMLIPPVVGLKLTGEMPPGTTATDLVLTVAELLRRTGVVGKFVEFFGPGVPNVPLANRATIGNMSPEYGATCAIFPIDRVTLDYLRLTGRDEHRIGLVERYAKEQGLWHEPGHQPQYSQIVELDLSGIEPSIAGPKRPQDRIPLRAAPNVVAGLLTGAESTERALSALDEASAGSFPASDPIAFGTDSQAAGRPRTPSRVEGDQAWPSAPVPVRLADGTAFDLDNGHVVIAAITSCTNTSNPSVMVGAALLARNAVRRGLTRKPWVKTTLAPGSRVVTDYYEKAGLTEYLEKLGFNLVGYGCTTCIGNSGPLIPEVSTAVVDADLTVCSVLSGNRNFEGRIHPETKMNFLASPPLVVAYALVGTMHTNLLTDPLGVGDDGQPVYLRDIWPTEAEIAAVVGENLRAEMFTDSYADVFTGDDRWRALPVPDGDTFGWDADSTYVRQPPYFDGMAREPVALRDIGGARVLAKLGDSVTTDHISPAGSIRADSPAGVYLAGHGIARGDFNSYGSRRGNHEVMIRGTFANIRLRNQLAPGTEGGFTRDFTRADAPVTTIYDASANYLAAGVPLVVLAGKEYGSGSSRDWAAKGTALLGVQAVIAESYERIHRSNLIGMGVLPLQFPEGQSAESLGLTGTETFDITGVTALADGIPRAVRVRAGAVEFDAVVRIDTPGEADYYRHGGIMPYVVRQLLG, translated from the coding sequence ATGGCCACCGATATCGGCAACAGTTTCGGCACCGGCGATCAGCTCACCGTCGACGACATCGGCTACCGCATTCATCGCCTGGACCGCCTCGACGGCGTCGCCCGACTGCCCTACAGCCTGAAGGTGCTGCTGGAGAACCTGCTGCGCAACGAGGACGGCCGGCTGGTCACCGCCGAACAGATCGACGCCCTGGTGGCCTGGGATCCCGCCGCCGCGCACGGCCGCGAGGTGGCGTTCACCCCGGCCCGGGTGCTGATGCAGGACTTCACCGGGGTGCCGTGCGTGGTCGACCTGGTCGCCATGCGCGACGCCATCACCGCCCTGGGCGGCGACCCGCAGCGGATCAACCCGCTGTGCCCGACCGAGCTGGTGATCGACCACTCGGTGATCGCCGACGTCTTCGGCCGCGCCGACGCCTTCCGGGTCAACGCCGAGCTGGAGTTCGACCGCAACGCCGAGCGCTATCAGCTGCTGCGCTGGGCGCAGCAGGCATTCACCGATTTCTCCGTGGTACCCCCGAACACCGGCATCTGCCATCAGGTGAACCTGGAGTACCTGTCCCGGGTGGTGTTCACCCGGGACACCCCCGACGGCCCGCTGGCCTATCCGGACACCCTGGTGGGCACCGACTCACACACCCCGATGGTCAACGGGCTCGGCGTGCTGGGCTGGGGCGTCGGCGGCATCGAGGCGGAGGCCGCGATGCTCGGCCAGCCGATGAGCATGCTGATCCCGCCGGTGGTCGGGCTGAAGCTGACCGGTGAAATGCCGCCGGGAACCACCGCCACCGACCTGGTGCTGACCGTCGCCGAACTGCTGCGCCGCACCGGGGTGGTGGGCAAGTTCGTCGAGTTCTTCGGGCCCGGGGTGCCCAATGTGCCGCTGGCCAACCGCGCCACCATCGGGAACATGAGCCCCGAGTACGGCGCCACCTGCGCGATCTTCCCGATCGACCGGGTGACGCTGGACTACCTGAGGCTGACCGGCCGCGATGAGCACCGGATCGGGCTGGTGGAGCGCTACGCCAAGGAGCAGGGCCTGTGGCATGAGCCCGGGCACCAGCCGCAGTACTCCCAGATCGTCGAACTCGACCTGTCCGGCATCGAGCCGTCGATCGCCGGACCGAAGCGCCCGCAGGACCGCATCCCGCTGCGGGCCGCGCCGAACGTGGTCGCCGGGCTGCTCACCGGCGCCGAGTCCACCGAACGGGCCCTCTCCGCGCTCGACGAGGCCTCCGCGGGCTCGTTCCCGGCCAGCGACCCGATCGCCTTCGGCACCGACAGCCAGGCCGCCGGCCGTCCGCGCACCCCGAGCCGCGTCGAGGGCGACCAGGCCTGGCCGTCGGCGCCGGTGCCGGTGCGCCTCGCCGACGGCACCGCCTTCGACCTGGACAACGGGCACGTGGTGATCGCCGCGATCACCTCCTGCACCAACACCTCCAACCCGTCGGTGATGGTGGGTGCCGCGCTGCTGGCCAGAAACGCGGTGCGCCGCGGCCTGACCCGCAAGCCGTGGGTGAAGACCACCCTCGCGCCGGGCTCCCGGGTCGTCACCGATTACTACGAAAAGGCCGGTCTCACCGAGTATTTGGAGAAGCTGGGGTTCAACCTGGTGGGCTACGGCTGCACCACCTGCATCGGTAACTCCGGGCCGCTGATCCCCGAGGTCAGCACCGCCGTCGTCGATGCCGACCTGACCGTCTGCTCGGTGCTGTCGGGCAACCGCAACTTCGAGGGCCGGATCCACCCGGAGACCAAGATGAACTTCCTGGCCTCCCCGCCGCTGGTGGTGGCCTACGCGCTGGTCGGCACCATGCACACCAACCTGCTGACCGACCCGCTCGGCGTCGGCGATGACGGCCAACCGGTCTACCTGCGTGACATCTGGCCCACCGAGGCCGAGATCGCCGCGGTGGTCGGGGAAAACCTGCGGGCCGAGATGTTCACCGACAGCTACGCCGACGTCTTCACCGGCGACGACCGGTGGCGGGCGCTGCCGGTGCCCGACGGCGACACGTTCGGCTGGGATGCCGACTCGACCTATGTGCGGCAACCGCCGTACTTCGACGGCATGGCCCGCGAGCCCGTCGCGCTGCGCGACATCGGCGGCGCGCGGGTGCTGGCCAAGCTCGGCGACTCGGTGACCACCGACCACATCAGCCCGGCCGGATCCATCCGGGCGGACTCCCCGGCCGGGGTCTACCTGGCCGGGCACGGCATCGCCCGCGGGGATTTCAACTCCTACGGTTCCCGGCGCGGCAACCACGAGGTGATGATCCGCGGCACCTTCGCCAACATCCGGTTGCGTAACCAGTTGGCCCCCGGCACCGAGGGCGGATTCACCCGCGACTTCACCCGCGCGGACGCGCCGGTGACCACCATCTACGACGCGTCGGCGAATTATCTGGCCGCCGGCGTCCCGCTGGTGGTCCTGGCCGGCAAGGAGTACGGCTCGGGGTCCTCGCGGGACTGGGCCGCCAAGGGCACCGCGCTGCTCGGCGTGCAGGCGGTGATCGCCGAATCCTATGAACGCATCCACCGGTCCAACCTGATCGGCATGGGGGTGCTGCCGTTGCAGTTCCCCGAGGGCCAGAGCGCGGAATCGCTCGGGCTGACCGGAACCGAGACCTTCGACATCACCGGGGTGACCGCGTTGGCCGACGGGATTCCGCGAGCCGTCCGGGTCCGCGCCGGCGCCGTCGAGTTCGACGCGGTGGTGCGCATCGACACCCCCGGGGAGGCCGACTATTACCGGCACGGCGGCATCATGCCCTACGTGGTGCGCCAGCTGCTCGGCTGA